Proteins encoded by one window of Salvia splendens isolate huo1 chromosome 14, SspV2, whole genome shotgun sequence:
- the LOC121766128 gene encoding probable protein phosphatase 2C 51 yields MIRIKNFNDHRTTRHSDQILRMRLMIQWVATLTWLFLCTAAAYANKNYGISLSLACMMMAYEEGGVSGVLDSPECPWLLPSSLHSSNSINDCHFATLQGRRDYQEDRLLCNLHFNLPFPHGEGVPSIGVAAIFDGHGGREASEMASAMLSSYLLINVAFMASKRVLPTNDEHNQTQCSLRRTQAVIDHDSLRSVLEEALLRTIQDIDSEFSKQALDKGYVSGSTAIVALLFEGQLLVANIGDSKALLCSKHGDSSKQVYVEELTRDHHPDREDEKARIEAAGGFITRYGVPRVNGILALSRAIGDVYFKRFGVTAEAEVTSWKAFTSENSYLVVASDGVFETLTPKDVCRLLHSKGSSSLPERIIRHAFETGSMDNLSAIVISSLVSRESTEPQPL; encoded by the exons ATGATAAGAATCAAGAATTTCAACGATCACCGCACAACCCGACACTCAG ATCAAATTTTGAGGATGCGATTGATGATTCAGTGGGTTGCAACATTAACATGGTTATTTTTATGCACGGCAGCAGCATATGCCAATAAAAATTATGGGATTTCATTGTCATTGGCGTGTATGATGATGGCATATGAAGAAGGTGGAGTTTCTGGTGTGTTGGATTCACCAGAGTGTCCTTGGTTACTCCCTTCTTCTCTTCACTCTTCCAACTCCATTAATGATTGCCACTTTGCCACTCTCCAAGGCCGCAGAGACTATCAAGAAGATCGCCTACTCTGCAATCTCCACTTCAACCTACCATTTCCCCATG GTGAAGGGGTGCCTAGCATAGGTGTGGCAGCTATCTTCGATGGCCATGGAGGCCGCGAAGCTAGTGAAATGGCTTCCGCCATGCTCTCTTCTTACCTTCTCATCAATGTTGCTTTCATGGCTTCCAAGCGCGTGCTTCCAACCAACGATGAACATAACCAGACACAA TGCAGCCTGCGGAGGACGCAGGCAGTGATTGATCACGACTCGCTTCGTTCGGTTTTAGAGGAGGCATTGCTGAGGACGATCCAAGATATTGATTCAGAATTCTCAAAA CAAGCTTTGGATAAAGGCTATGTTTCCGGTTCTACCGCCATTGTTGCTCTTTTATTCGAGGGTCAACTTCTCGTTGCCAACATTGGGGATTCAAAAGCTCTTTTGTGCTCTAAACATG GGGATTCGTCGAAACAAGTTTATGTGGAGGAATTAACAAGAGACCATCACCCGGATAGAGAGGATGAGAAGGCCAGAATTGAAGCAGCCGGTGGCTTCATTACTCGATACGGTGTCCCTCGTGTGAATGGTATATTAGCTCTGTCCAGAGCCATTGGCGACGTCTATTTCAAAAG ATTTGGGGTTACAGCTGAAGCAGAAGTAACTAGTTGGAAGGCTTTCACCTCTGAAAACAGCTACTTGGTCGTTGCATCTGACGGTGTATTCGAAACATTGACTCCAAAGGATGTCTGCCGTCTTCTCCACAGCAAGGGGTCGTCATCGTTGCCTGAACGGATAATTCGCCATGCTTTCGAGACTGGCAGCATGGACAACCTATCAGCTATTGTGATTTCTAGTCTTGTTAGTAGGGAGAGTACCGAACCCCAACCATTATAG
- the LOC121765341 gene encoding ETO1-like protein 1: MRALFPSESCKEPFHSSINPQSWLQVERGKLTKFVPQSPSSIESLIKVPEPSILPFYKPVDYVKVLAEIHEELESCHPTERSSLYLLQYQVFKGLGESKLMRRSLRSAWSKASTVHEKLVFGAWLKYEKQGEDIISDLLSSCGKCVKEFGSIDIASEFPVVETRNSLGKVNSTNLRRVVSFQIGDERITCERDKIAGLSAPFQAMLNGCFTESVCDDIDLSENNISAAGMRAIHIFSETGSLSEVAPSLLLEILVFANRFCCEGLKDACDKKLASLVLCRQDAVELIEFALEQNSPLLAASCLQVFLHELPDSLNDEQVVELFCSLDRQQRSIMVGPASFSLYSLLAEVSMNSNPSSDRAVLLVKQLVDCARNRRQKMIALHQLGCVRLLRKEYDEAETLFEAALSEGHVYSTLGLARLSHIRGHSKQSYEKISSVISSYTPLGWMYQERSLYCDADKRWEELEKATELDPTLTYPYMYRAASLMRKQDVQAALAEINRVLGFKLALECLELRFCFYLALEDYQSALCDVQAILTLSPDYRMFGGRVAASQLRILVREHVKSWTTADCWLQLYDTWSLVDDIGSLSVIYQMLESDAAKGVLYFRQSLLLLRLNCPEAAMRSLQLAREHSSSESERLVYEGWILYDTGHCEEGLQKAEESVNLQRSFEAFFLKAYALADSCQDPSCSSTVISLLEEALKCPSDRLRKGQALNNLGSVYVDCMKLDAAADCYINALKIRHTRAHQGLARVHFLRNDKNAAYAEMTKLIEKARNNASAYEKRSEYCERDLTKADLEMVTRLDPLRVYPYRYRAAVLMDNHKENEAIAELSRAIAFKADLHLLHLRAAFHEHIGDVMGALRDCRAALSVDPNHQEMLELHSRVNSQEP; encoded by the exons AGAATCCCTTATCAAGGttcccgaaccttcaattcTTCCGTTCTATAAGCCTGTTGATTATGTTAAAGTGCTAGCTGAAATTCATGAAGAACTTGAGTCATGTCACCCTACAGAAAGGTCAAGTCTTTACTTGCTGCAGTATCAGGTCTTTAAAGGCCTTGGTGAATCAAAATTGATGCGTAGAAGCCTTCGGTCAGCTTGGTCGAAGGCAAGTACGGTTCACGAGAAACTTGTCTTTGGAGCTTGGTTGAAGTACGAGAAGCAAGGTGAGGATATAATATCCGACTTGCTGTCCTCTTGCGGAAAATGTGTTAAGGAGTTCGGATCCATAGATATTGCGTCTGAGTTCCCTGTGGTTGAAACTCGAAACTCTCTTGGAAAAGTAAACAGCACTAATCTCCGACGTGTTGTCTCTTTTCAAATTGGCGATGAGAGAATAACATGTGAGAGGGATAAGATTGCTGGACTTTCTGCTCCATTTCAAGCAATGCTAAATGGCTGCTTCACGGAATCGGTTTGTGATGACATAGATCTTTCGGAAAACAACATTTCCGCTGCAGGGATGAGAGCAATCCACATTTTCAGTGAAACGGGAAGTTTAAGTGAAGTGGCTCCGAGTCTTTTGCTGGAAATTTTGGTATTTGCAAACAGATTTTGCTGTGAAGGCCTGAAGGATGCTTGTGATAAGAAACTTGCTTCTTTGGTTTTATGCAGGCAGGATGCAGTGGAACTCATTGAATTCGCTCTCGAGCAGAATTCTCCTTTACTAGCTGCCTCTTGTTTGCAAGTGTTTCTGCACGAGCTTCCTGACTCATTAAATGATGAACAGGTGGTTGAACTGTTTTGCAGTTTGGATAGGCAGCAAAGGTCAATAATGGTTGGGCCTGCCTCATTTTCTCTGTATTCCTTGTTGGCTGAAGTTTCCATGAATTCTAATCCCTCCTCAGACAGGGCAGTTCTTTTAGTTAAGCAGTTGGTAGACTGTGCCAGAAATAGACGGCAGAAAATGATAGCCCTTCATCAATTGGGATGCGTTAGACTTCTCAGAAAAGAGTATGATGAAGCAGAAACGTTGTTTGAAGCTGCTTTGAGTGAAGGGCATGTTTATTCCACTCTTGGGTTAGCTAGGTTAAGTCATATAAGAGGGCATAGCAAACAGTCATATGAAAAGATTAGTTCTGTCATATCCTCTTATACACCACTCGGATGGATGTATCAAGAGAGATCGTTATACTGTGATGCTGATAAACGATGGGAAGAACTTGAGAAAGCTACTGAGCTCGACCCCACCTTGACTTACCCCTACATGTATCGAGCTGCCTCCTTGATGAGAAAGCAGGACGTTCAAGCTGCCCTTGCAGAAATCAATAGGGTCCTTGGGTTCAAACTAGCCTTAGAGTGCTTGGAGCTGCGCTTCTGTTTCTATCTTGCTCTTGAGGATTACCAATCAGCTTTGTGCGATGTGCAGGCGATTCTTACTCTCTCTCCAGATTATAGGATGTTTGGAGGGAGAGTTGCGGCTTCCCAACTCCGTATTCTTGTGCGTGAACATGTCAAGAGCTGGACAACTGCAGATTGCTGGCTACAGCTTTATGATACATGGTCCTTAGTCGATGATATTGGATCACTCTCTGTTATCTATCAGATGCTTGAGTCTGATGCAGCGAAGGGTGTTCTATACTTTAGACagtctcttcttcttctcag ATTAAACTGTCCTGAAGCAGCGATGAGGAGTTTGCAGCTAGCACGTGAGCATTCATCAAGTGAATCCGAAAGATTAGTATATGAGGGGTGGATCTTATATGATACTGGTCATTGTGAAGAAGGGCTACAGAAAGCTGAGGAGTCCGTTAATCTTCAGAGATCTTTTGAAGCTTTCTTCCTGAAAGCTTATGCATTAGCCGACTCTTGTCAGGATCCATCTTGCTCATCAACTGTTATTTCACTTCTTGAAGAAGCTCTGAAGTGCCCGTCAGATAGACTCCGCAAGGGTCAG GCGCTGAACAACCTTGGAAGCGTGTACGTTGATTGCATGAAGCTCGATGCCGCGGCTGACTGCTACATCAATGCTCTCAAGATCCGGCATACTCGGGCCCACCAAGGCCTTGCCCGCGTCCACTTTCTTAGAAATGACAAGAACGCTGCATATGCTGAGATGACCAAGCTGATCGAGAAGGCAAGGAACAATGCGTCTGCTTATGAGAAACGGTCAGAGTACTGTGAGCGCGACCTCACAAAGGCCGATCTTGAGATGGTCACCCGCCTCGATCCTCTTCGGGTCTACCCTTACCGATACCGAGCAGCAG TGCTGATGGACAACCACAAGGAGAATGAAGCCATTGCTGAACTGTCGAGGGCGATTGCTTTCAAGGCGGATCTTCACCTTCTTCACCTCCGGGCTGCATTCCACGAGCACATTGGCGATGTTATGGGAGCGCTGCGCGACTGTCGAGCTGCGCTCTCGGTCGATCCCAATCATCAAGAGATGCTTGAGCTTCATAGCCGTGTGAACAGCCAAGAACCTTGA